CGAGACGGTGTCCTGGAACTTCCGCGTCGTGCCGTTGGACCTGAGATAGATGCCGCGATCCGCCTGGTCGTGGCGGGCCTCGATCCGAGTCTCCCAGCCGTCGCCCAGGTAGAAGTGAGCGGTGAGCGTGCCTTCTCCCACGGTGCCGTTCGTTCCGATCAAGAGGCGGGAGCCGTCATCCTGCATGAGTTCCCCGCGGAGCGTGAGGCCGAACGAATCCAGGGGCTTCCAGTGGACATAGCCCGCGCCGCCCCACCAGTTGGCGAAGCCGGAGCCGCCGATGCCCTCTTCCTTGCCCAGGTCGAAGTTGAGGCCGACGATCCACTTGTCGTTCGGGGTCCATGTGCCGACGAAGTCGACCAGGCCCCTCAAATTTCCGTCGGAGCCGGGCTGCTCCGGCCCAAAGGTCCCTTGGAGAGAGAGAAGCAAGGTGTCGATGGGCTTATAAACCAGTTGGGCCAGGATCGATTTCCCCTTGTTGTTATCCCCGATCAGGTCCCAGCCGTTGACCACGCCCACCATCCCGGTGAATTTGTCCGAAAAGGGATAGGTCATGGTGACGCCCGTATGGGTGAACGGGATCGCGAATCCAAAAAGGAGCGAGCGGGACGTGTTCAGATTGTAGGCGCTCTCGATCACTTCGTAGCCAATGGGGGTCACGAAATGCCCGGCACGGAAGGTGATTCCGTTGCCGACGTTGGCGGTCAGATCGGCATAGGCCTGCTGAACGCCGAACTCGTCGACGCCGATGACGCCGCCCTTCAGGACGTCGACGGCCGCCACGTCCTCGCCGTAGTTGAGATCCAGCCTGAACTTGACCCAATCGGCCGGCGCGTTCTCGATGGCGATCTCCGCCAGGTTGAAGTCGAAGTTGTTGTGCCGCGTGTCGAAGACCCGCAGCGTATTCAACCCCGGGCACCCGGCCGCCGGACACGCCGGGTTGTTGAAGTTGAAGTTGTAACTCGTGGCGAAATTGCCCGTCACCTTGGTCTTGTCCCAGAAGGACGCCGACCCCGACTCTTCTTCCGCGAACGCCGTGGAGGACAAGGCCATCAGCCCCGCCGCCAGCAGCGCAAGCGCCCTGCCCTTGCTTCTGTCCCTGCTCGTCTTCATACGAACCTCCTTAAGAGAGAATGATTGCGGGAGAGATTTGCCCTGAAATCTCTCCCTTGGAAGCAGCGCAGTGCAACCCGCATGCCATGGCGCGTCAACCGCCGAAGTACGTGTAACCCGTTAAAATATCTTAATTGTTTGGAAGGCGCGGCGATCCCCGAGTTGCCTGTTTCCTAGGCAGAGCCCATATTTTCGTCTTTTTAGTGACGCTTCACGCCCCGATAGACCATGATCTCGGACATCTCTTCTTCGCGTTTCTCGGGCTTCTCGAAGAGCAGAATGGGCAGGATGACGACGGAAAGTCCGGCGAATCGGAGGCGGCGCTGGATGGCGTAGGCCGTCTCGTTGTGAAGGATGCGGTGGTACCACTTGGGCTCCTGAAAGACGAGCTCGCTGCCGAAAAACACGGCGCCGGAATATTGCCGTGAAAGCTCGATGCACAGATCGGCGGCTTCGCTCACCACGTCGGTGCCCACGCGGAAGGCGGCTTCGGCCGGTATGCCGAGCCCGTGAGCCAGATCGACGTAATACTTCAGCGACTCCATGACCCTCTCCTCCATCTCCTTCACGCCGTGGTCGGCCTTGAAAAATTCCGAGTTGATCACGCCGATCGAGAGGAAGACCACGTTGTGGAAGGTGTGGGGGAAGAGACGGAAGATCGTGAAGAGGGTATGGATGCCCATCCGGCTGTGTCCGCCGCCCACCAAGATAACGGCCGTGGGCTTCGTGGGATCGACCTTCGGAACCCTGGCGCCCTTGTCCTGCTTTCCGCTCGGAACCATCGGAATCCCCTCGAACGTCTCACCGATCTCCAGCACCAGTGCGGCCACGTTGCGGTAGTGCTTTCGGATGACTTTGCAGAGAAGGATGAGGGCCAGCGTCACCGCGACGGTCACCCAGCCCCCCTCCGTGAACTTTTCGATTACCATGACGAGCAGAATGCCGGCGCACAGGATGAAGCCGACGCCGTGGAGAAAAAGATTCCTCAGCCAGGGGGAACGCAAGTTCCCCTTCATCCGTTGGATCCAGAACCGGCACATGCCGAGTTGGGAGAGGGAAAAGGTCACGAAGACGTTGATGGAATACATGACCACCAGCATCCGGACGTCGCCGCGCGTGTAGGCCAGCGTCGCGAGCGCGGCCACTCCCATCAGGATGACGCCCCGTTGGATGGTCAGGCGGTCTGACAACGTCGCGAAACGCCGGGGGAGCCAGAGATCGGAGGCCAAGTTCGCCATGACCGGCGGGCCGTCGATGAAACCGGTCTGGGCCGCGACGAGCAGCAGGAGGGCCGCCGCGAACATGGTGGACCAGACGAACCAGTGCCCGACGGGAAGTCCCCCCAGGGTGAAATCGCCGAAGAGGGTTGTGGATAACGTGGCATTCAACGTCTGGCCGTACACAGGCTGTATCCGCAAAAGCATGTAGCTCAAAAGGAGTCCGCCGGCCGTCACGGCGAGCGAAACTCCCATATAAATCATCGTTTTCTTGCCGGTCTCCACCTTGGGATCCCGTAAGACCCCCATGCCGTTGGAGACGCCCTCGATCCCGGTGTACGTGCCGCCGCCCATGGAATAGGCACGGATAAAGACGAGAAAGAGCCCCCAAGCCCCGAGGGACGAGACCCCTTCCTGAAACCTTTGCCGGGTGTCGCCGACGACCCCGCCCACATCGCCCAAGTGAAAGAAGAGGCTCCCGCCGATCAAGACGGCGTGCGTGACGAGGAAGAGGACGAAGATCGGGATGAGCATCTTGACCGATTCCTTGACGCCCCGGAGATTGGTGATCATCAGGACGAAGATGGTCGCGAACTCGACCAGGATCTTGTAGGGCTGCCAATCGAGGGGCAGGAGGCTGAAGATGGCGTCGCCGCCGGCGGAAATCGAGACCGTGATGGTGAGGACGTAGTCGACGAGCAGGGCCGCTCCGGAGGTGACACCCGCCGCGTTCCCCAAGAGTTTCGTCGCTACGAGGTAACCGCCGCCTCCCTGGGGAAAGTGCTCGATAATCTTGCTATAGGACAGGGCGATGATGAAGATCGTCAAAGCCGTGGCCAAGACTAAGAAAGGCGCCAGATAGGTATGCGCCCCCAGCGCCCGGAAGGCCTCGTCCGGTCCGTAGGCCGACGAGGACATGCCGTCGGCGCCCAAACCGATCCAGGCGAGCAGCGGAACCAGGGAGATGTGATGGCCGAGGGAGGGATCGTAGACGTTGCGCGCGGGCCCTAGGATCGCATGCCGGACCCGGGACCAAAAGCTTTCGGGAAGCTGCTGGGTGTTCGGCACAGTGGGTGGGGGTCCTACGCGAGGTGTTAAGAAATTGTCAAGAAGCCCCTACTTCAGGGAGGTCAGAATGTCGTTATCCCACGAGAATGTCAGTGGTTTTCTGTTTTTCGCCAGGTTCTTTTGAAGCGCGTATCCGACGAGCAAGGGGACGGCGACCGAGGGTTCCACGAAGGCCATCGCCTTGTTGGCCTTGGTACCGATCTTGCCCCAGGAGGTCGCCTCGTCCAGGGTGCTGCCGGACAGACCGCCCCAGTGGGGGACGTCCGTCGTCACCTGCAGGGCGTAGGTGTGGCCGCCCGTGTCCTTGTTGAAGATGTAGCCCATGACGACCGAGTCGTTGATGTAGTTCTTGGGCACCCCGCCGGCGATGTAGATGGCCGCCGTTTTCTTGGACTTCACCACGCACTGCGTCAGCTCATAGTTGTCGCGGATGGAATTGATGACGACCCCCTCGCGCCCGTCCTTGACGCAGCGGTGATAATGCTCGGTGAGTCCGATGCCGATGGAGGAGTCGTTGATCGCCGGCGAAAAAACGGGGATCCCCTTCTTGACCGCGGTCCCGAGGATGGAATGGTCGTCCTTCACCGTCCCGCCGAGCTTTTCCAGAAAGGACCGGGAGGAATAGACGCCCGGCGTGAGCGTGTCGGCGAACTGCCCGATCCAACAATCCGTCTCCCAGAATTTTTCCTCGTCGACGTAGGTATCGTAGATGCGGTCGATGTACAGATCACGCAGCTTGACGTCGTCGGCGCCCGGCGTGCCCTTGAAATGATGGAAACCGCGCGACTGGTAGAAATCCTGGTACAGGACGGCGCCGGTGGAGACGACGACGTCCACCAGGCCGAAGGCGATCATGTCGCGGATGGTCTTGCGGAGCCCCGCGGCGACGAGAGGCCCCGCGAGTCCGAGAAAAACCGTCGGCCGGTCGGGATCGGAGAGCATGTTTTCCAACACCTCGGCGCAGCGTCCGATGTGGCGCGCCTGAATGGACATGTCCTTGAAGGAATCGACGAGGTCCGCGATGGTCTTTGCCTTCTCGAGATCGAGCGCCTTCACCGTTTCGGAAAGCATTTCCTTTTTTTCGCGCTTCTTGGCGGGGTCCGTCACCTCGACGGAGTAGACCTCATGACTCTTCGCAGGATTTGTTTCTCGCGCCTTCGGCATAATAGAAAAATTTTTGGAAATTTTTCCTAATACACCATTTCTCAATTTCCCTTGTCAACGAAAACCCTCGCTTTTTGGCCGAAAAATGGACATGAATCGCGCGCGGGGAAATCATCGTGCTGGAAATTTTTCTTCATCTCGACGCACATCTGAACGCATGGATCACGATGCTGGGACCTTGGGTCTACGTGCTCTTGTTCGTCGTCGTTTTTTGCGAGACGGGCCTGGTCGTCATGCCGTTTCTTCCGGGAGACTCGCTCCTCTTCACGCTCGGAGCCGTTGCGGCCGTCGATGGATCGCCCCTCAAACTTTCCATGCTTCTGGGAATCCTGACCGCGGCGGCGATTTTGGGCGACGCGGTCAACTACGGCATCGGCCGGCGTCTTGGTCCGAAAGTTTTCCGCGCCGACCGGCGCTGGCTCAATCACAATCATCTGGTTCAGACGCAGAATTTTTACGAGCGCCACGGAGGCAAGACCATCCTTCTCGCGCGCTTTCTCCCCATCATCCGGACCTTCGCTCCGTTCGTCGCGGGCGTCGGAAGAATGAACTACGCCCGCTTCGCGGCCTTCAACGTCTCCGGCGCGGTTCTCTGGGTCGTGGCCTGCTTGCTGGCCGGGTACTTTTTCGGTAACATTCCCGTCGTCAAACGGAACTTCGAAGCGGTCATCGTCGGCATCGTCTTGGTCTCCATGCTCCCGCTCCTGATCCGGCTCGTTTCGGCGAAGTTCAAGAAGCGGAGGCTCCATGACTCCGTTCCGGAACGAAACACCGGCGAAGTTTGAGGAAAAAGCCGCCACCCTCGAAGAGGCGGCGCGCGCCGTCCAACGCGCCCGCCAAGGCGCCCGGGCGTGGGCCGAAACGTCCGCCGCCGATCGCTCCTCCCTTCTCCTCAGGGCGGCGGAGATCCTCCGCAGGGACCGTTCCCATCTGACCGCATGGATCCTCCTCGAGGTCCACAAGAACTGGAAGGAGGCCGACGCGGACGTCTGCGAGGCGATCGACTTCCTCGAATACTACGCCCGCGAGGCGCTCCGCATCGCGGAGGAAGGGCTTCCGATGAAACCGGCCGGGGTCGCCGCCGTCATCGCGCCTTGGAATTTCCCCCTCGCCATATTGGCCGGCATGACCTCCGCCGCCCTCGTCACGGGCAACGCCGTCCTCATGAAGCCCGCCGAGCAGTCCCCGGTCATCGCTCAAAGGCTTTTCGAGATCCTTGGGCAGGCCGGCTGCCCCGAGGGCGTCCTCCACTTTCTGCCCGGCCCCGGCGAGACGGTCGGCGACCTTCTCGTCCGTTCACCGGAGGTCGATCTGGTTTGCTTTACCGGCTCCAAGGAAGTGGGGATGCGGATCGCGGGACTGAAAAGGCGCGTGCTCGCCGAAATGGGCGGAAAAAATGCGATCGTCGTGGACGAGACCGCGGATCTGGAACGCGCCGTCGAAGGGACGATCCTCTCCGCCTTCGGATTCCAGGGCCAGAAGTGTTCGGCCTGTTCGCGCGCCATCGTCCTCCCGAAGGTTTACGACGAATTCCGGGAACGCCTCGTCGAGGCGGCGAAAAAAATCCGTGTCGGCGACCCGAAGGAGCCGGCGAACTTCATGGGGCCCGTGATCGACGGCGAGGCGGAGGCGAAGATCCGCCGCTACATCGAGATCGGGAAGACGGAGGGGAAACTGCTTTTTCAGGGTGAGTCCCCCGGCGAGCCTCGCTGCATCCCGCCGACGATCTTCGAGGCTGTCCCGTCCTCGGCGCGCGTCGCCCGGGAGGAGATCTTCGGTCCCGTGGTCTGCCTCATGCGCGCCAAGGACCTGACCGAGGCGATCCGGATCGCGAACGGCGTCCCCTACGACCTGACCGGCGGTCTGTTTTCGCGGGACCCGGAGGCGATCCGGCGGGCGCGCCGCGACTTCGAGGTGGGCAACCTCTATATCAACCGGAAGATCACCGGGGCCTTGGTCGCCTGCCAGCCGTTCGGCGGTTACCGCGTCTCGTCCCTGGGTTTCAAGGCGGGCGGTCCCGAGTATCTCTACCAATTCCTGGAGAGCCCGAAGATGCCCGAACCGCCGGCCAGACGCGAGCTTCCGAGCGTCGCCCCCGACGAGAGGAACGAATTGGTCTATATAAAGGAAGGGCCGAGGCTCTTGGGCAAGACGATTTGCGAGAAACTGATCTAACCATTCCTCAAAAATCCGAACCGTGCTAAGAGGAGGATCATTATGTCCGACAAAACCTACGCCGTCATGGGGGCCTCCGGCCACATCGGCCGCGTCGTCGCCGAGCGTCTCTTGGAGGAGGATCATGAGGTGATCGTCCTCGGGCGGTCCTCCGAAAGGCTCAAGGACCTGGCCGCGAAGGGGGCCAAGGTCCACGCCGGCGCTTTCGACGACGTCCAGTCCCTCACCCAGGCCTTCGCGGGGGCGGACGGAGTCTTCACGATGATCCCCCCGGACATGATGAGCCACGACTACCGCGCCTTCCAAGACCGCGCGGGGGAGGCCATCGCGCGAGCCGTCGCCCAGTCCAAAGTCGCGCATGTCGTGAACCTGAGCAGCGTGGGGGGCCACCTGCCGGAGAAGAGCGGGGTCATCTTGGGTCTGCACTTTCAAGAAGAGCGCCTGAACGCCCTGCCGGACTTGAACGTCGTCCACCTCCGTCCGCCCTCCTTCATGGAAAACCTCCTGGCTCTGATCGGCGTCGTCAAATCCCAGGGGGTCCTGGGCGCGGCCTTGAGGCCCGATTTGAAGATCCCGATGATCGCGACGAAGGACATCGCCGAACGCGCGGCCTCCCTCCTCTCGAACCTCGATTTTTCGGGAAAGTCGGTCCAGGAGATTCTGGGAGAGCGCGACCTTTCGATGTCCGAGGCGGCCTCCGTCCTCGGGCGGGCCATCGGCAAACCGGATCTGCCCTACGTCCAATTCCCTTACGAGGGCGTCGAGGCGGCGATGCTGAAGACGGGTTTTCCCGCCAAGACCGTCCGTCTCATGATCGAGATGTACCGGGGCTTCAACGAGGGGATCATCGCCCCGACGGAGCCGCGCACCAAGCGGAACACGACGCCGACCTCGATCGAAGAGTTCGCCAAGACCGTCTTCGCCCCCGCCTATTCAAAGGAGGCTTCATGACCTTTTGGAAAAAACCCAAATTCATCGCCTGGACCCTGCTCCTCCTCCTGTTCCTGATCGTCATCCTTCAAAACGTCGAGCCCACGCAGGTGGACTTTCTCTTCTGGTCCCTGCCCGCCATGCCCAAGCTCGTGCTGATCCTGCTCTCGATGATCGCCGGGGCCGGCTTGGCCCTGGTGGGCGCGCGGGAGTTCCGGTCCCACGGCCGGGACGGGACCCACAAAGACTGACCCTACGGCTTGATCCTTCCCGCGAACTATGGTGAACTGTTCCATTATGCAGCGCCCCAACGGCAAACTCGATTGCGCGACCTGCGGCTCCCGCGTCCTCGGGGTCCTTTGCAGCCTGGACAAGGCCGGCTTGGAGGAGTGCTCCGAACACAAGACGACCAACCAGTACAAGAAGGGCCAGGTCATCTTTTATGAGGGCAACCAATCCTACGGCCTGTATTGCATCTTCGCGGGCCGGGTGAAGCTCTACAAGACGGGCGTCGACGGACGGCAGCAGATCGTGAGGATCGCCGGGCCGGGAGACCTCCTGGGCTACCGCTCCCTCTTCGCCGAGGAGCCGTATGCGGCCACGGCGGAGGTCCTGGAGGACGCCACCATCTGCTGCGTCGACCGCAACGCCTTTTTCCCCCTCCTCTCCAAGAACCCCCAGCTCTCGCTCAACATCATCCGCAAGCTCGCCCGCGAACTCCGGGATGCGGAGGACCTGGCCACCAGCATCGCGCACCGCTCCGTCCGCGAGCGCATGGCCGAGCTCCTCCTCATGCTCAAGGAGACCTACGGGAAGCCCGTCAAGTCGGGCGTCCGGATCGACCTGCAGCTCTCCCGGGAGGAAATGGCGGACATGATCGGGGTCACGCAGGAAACGGCCATCCGGCTCCTCTCGGAGTTCAAAAAGGACGGCCTGATCGACGTCAAGGAGAGGGACATCACCGTCCTGGACGCCAAGGGCCTCGTCGAAACCGCCAACATTCCACTCTAGATCTCCCGGGGACCTGATCAAGATCATGTCGCCCCCTCCCAAAAAGGGCTAATTTGTATTCTATGGACATGCAGCACGGCGCCGGCCAGACCGGCGATTTGCCTTGGGAGGGGCTGCTCTCACAGGGGCAGGCCCTCACCTTTCGCCGGGGCCAGACCCTCATCTACAAGGACCATAGTCCCTACGGCGTGTTCGTCATCCTGCGAGGCCGCGTCGAGCTGACCGGCGGAACCGAGGAATGCGAGCACGAAGAAATAAAACGAATTCCCCAGGGCGACGTGGTGGGACTCCACTCCGTGCTCAACGGAACGCACTCCTGCTGCGACGTCGTCGCCGCCGAGGACTGCCGGACCATCTTCATTTCAAAGACACTACTCCTCCAATACGCCTCGGCGTGCTAAGATACGCCCACACCCAAGGGTGCGATTCAGACTCTCGAATTGCCGGAGGATTTCATCGTGTCCCAACTCTCCCCCAACGCCCTCCGGGTGATGGAGGCGCGGTATCTCGGGCGTGACACCCGCGGACGCGTCGTGGAGACGCCCGCGGAGGCGTTCCGGAGGGTCGCGCGGGCCGTCGCCTCGGCGGAAACGGTCTGGGGCGGTTCCGCCCGTTTTTGGTCCGGGGAATTTCTCCGGATGATGGAGGAGTTGGAGTTCCTGCCCAACAGCCCGACGCTCATGAACGCGGGCTTGCCCCTGGGCCAGCTCTCGGCCTGCTTTGTCCTGCCCGTGGACGACACGATGGAAGGCATCTTCGAGGCCGTCAAGCGCATGGCCCTGGTTCAGCGCACGGGCGGCGGCACCGGCTTTTCCTTTTCGCGGCTCCGGCCCCGCGGATCGTTCATCGTCTCCACCGGCGGCGAGGCCTCGGGCCCCGTCTCCTTCATGAAGATCTTCGACGCCGCGACCGAAAACATCAAGCAGGGCGGACGGCGGCGCGGCGCGAACATGGGCATCCTGCGCGTGGATCATCCCGACATCCTCGAATTCATCGACGCCAAGCGCGACGGAAAGACGCTCCAGAACTTCAACCTCTCCGTCGGCGCGACCGACGCCTTTCTCAAGGCCGCGCGTTCGGGGAAACGCTACGACCTCCTGCACCCCCGCACCCGCAGGAAGACCGGCTCGCTCAAGGCGGCCGAGGTCTTCCGGCGCATCGCCGAGGCCGCCTGGGCGACGGGCGATCCGGGGCTCATTTTCCTGGACGCCATCAACCGCGCCAACCCGACCCCCCGCCTGGGCGCGATCGAGGCCACCAACCCCTGCGGCGAGATCCCCCTGCTCCCCTACGAGGCGTGCAACCTGGGCTCGATCAACCTCTCGCGGATGCTCGTCCGCAAGGGACGCAAACCGGAGATCGACTGGAAGAAGCTGGGGGAGACGGCCCGGAAGGGCGTGCGCTTTCTGGACGACGTCGTGGAGGTCAACCGCTATCCGTTCCCGGAAATCGACAAGATGACGCGCGGCAACCGGAAGATCGGGCTCGGCGTCATGGGATTCGCCGAACTGCTCCTGTTGCTGGGGATCCCCTACGACGACGCCGAGGCCGCGCGGCTGGGCTCACGGGTCATGCGCTTTCTCGCCGGCGAGGCCCGGGAGGCCTCGCGCCGCCTCGCCCGCGAGCGCGGCGTCTTCGCGCATTGGAAGGGAAGCGTGCACGAGCGGCGAAGGATCCGCCTCCGGAACGCCACCTTGACCGCCATCGCCCCGACCGGAACCATCAGCATCATCGCGGGCACCAGCTCGGGCATCGAGCCCCTCTTCGCGCTCGCCTACCGGCGCCGCGCCCTGGAAGGAAAAACGCTCATCGACGCCAATCCGATCTTTATCGCCCACTTGAAGGAGAACGGACTTCACCGGAAGGACGTCCTCAAGGCCGTCGCCCGGACCGGGAGCCTGAAGAGCGTGAAAGGGATTCCCGAAGCGACGCGCCGCCTCTTCACGACGGCCTTGGAGATCCCGGTGAACGCCCACCTGGCGATCCAGGCCGCGTTTCAGGAGCACGTGGACAATTCCGTCTCCAAGACGATCAACCTCCCCAAGGAATCGACCCCCGGCGACGTCGCCCGCGCCTATTGGTCCGCCTGGGACCTGGGGCTCAAGGGGATCACGATCTACCGCTACGGCAGCAAGCCGACGCAGGTCCTGGAGGTGGGCACCGGCGAGGATCCGCTTCAATACGAATATTCCCCCAAGTGCGACCCCACGGAGTGCAGACTCTAATGGGCGGGCTGCTCCTTCGCGACGTTCTCGTCATCTTTCTGGTCGCCGTCCCTTTCATCGTCCTGGTCCACCGCCTGCGGCTGCCCGCGCTGATCGGGTTTCTGCTCACGGGCGCCCTCATCGGACCGCACGGCATCAGGCTGGTGGAGGACGCGCATCGGATCGAGATCCTGGCCGAGATCGGCGTCACGCTCCTCCTCTTCACCATCGGCCTCGAATTCTCGCTGGCCTCCTTCGCGAAGCTCAGGACCTACGTCGTCAAGGGCGGCCTCCTTCAGATTGCGGGGACGGTGACCGCCGGCATCGCCGTGGGATGGGCGATGCGCTGGCCGGTTCAGCAGGGCGTCTTTTTCGGGTGCGTGATCGCCCTGTCCAGCACGGCCGTGGTGCTGTCGGCCCTGATGAACGAACGCATGCACGAATCCCTGCCGGGGAGAATCGGCACGGGCATCCTCATCCTGCAGGACCTGGCCGTCATTCCGATGATCGCCCTCCTCCCGTCGCTCGGTCCCTCCGAGTCCGGCGAGTTTTGGAGTCACACCCTTCTCCACCTGGGCCAGATCGCGGTCCTCTTCGCCCTCACGTTCGTCGCCATCCGCTTTCTCGCGGGAGGCGTCCTGCGGATCATCTCCAAGACGCGAAGCCGCGAGCTCTTTCTCATCACCGTCATCGTCTTTGCGCTGGGCATGGCGTGGATCACCCATCAGATGAGCCTGTCGTTCGCGCTTGGGGCCTTTCTCGGCGGGCTCATGGTGGGCAGCACCGATTTTCAGGGCGAGGCCCTCGCGGAGGTCTCGCCGTTCCGGTATTGCTTCAACAGCCTTTTCTTCGTCTCCATCGGCATGTTGTTGGACTTCGCGTTTCTGAGACAGAACCTGGCCACGATCGCCCTGCTCGTCGTCCTGATCCCCGCCTTGAAATGGGCCATCACCACCGGCTCCCTCCTCCTCTTGCGCGCGCCCCTTCGGATCTCCGCCAACGTCGGCATCCTCCTCGGACAGATCGGCGAGTTTTCCTTCCTGCTCGCGACCCTGGGACGCACCTTGAACGTCATCGATTTCACGTTCTACCAATACATCGTGGCGACGGCGGTCGCGACCATGTTCGCCACGCCGCTCATGGTCAAGTGGTCCCTTCCGCTTTCCGAGCGCATCGCCCGCCTGCCGGGCCTCAAGAAGATCGGATCGTCCGCGGAAGAATGGTCATTGGAGGAAGCGGTCTCCGCCATGAAGGGTCACGTCATCGTCTGCGGCTTCGGCCCCCTGGGGGAGACGCTGGGGCGGATCCTGGACGACTACAAGATCCCCCACGTCATTCTGGAATTGAACCCCGAGACGATCGAACGCACCAAGACGGCCAAGCCGAATATTTTTTTCGGGGACGGGGCCTCGGAAGACATCCTTTACAAGAGCGGGATCGAGCGCGCCAAAATGCTTGCGATCACGATCCCCGACTACTTCAACAACGTGGCGACCATCCGCCAGGCCCGCCGCCTGAGCGGCGGCATTTCCATCATCGCCCGGGCCAAATACCGGAAAGAGGTCCAGGACCTCTACGAGGCGGGGGCCGATATCGTGGTGTCCGAGGAACTGGAAGGCGGCATCGAAATGGGCCGGTAT
This bacterium DNA region includes the following protein-coding sequences:
- a CDS encoding adenosylcobalamin-dependent ribonucleoside-diphosphate reductase produces the protein MSQLSPNALRVMEARYLGRDTRGRVVETPAEAFRRVARAVASAETVWGGSARFWSGEFLRMMEELEFLPNSPTLMNAGLPLGQLSACFVLPVDDTMEGIFEAVKRMALVQRTGGGTGFSFSRLRPRGSFIVSTGGEASGPVSFMKIFDAATENIKQGGRRRGANMGILRVDHPDILEFIDAKRDGKTLQNFNLSVGATDAFLKAARSGKRYDLLHPRTRRKTGSLKAAEVFRRIAEAAWATGDPGLIFLDAINRANPTPRLGAIEATNPCGEIPLLPYEACNLGSINLSRMLVRKGRKPEIDWKKLGETARKGVRFLDDVVEVNRYPFPEIDKMTRGNRKIGLGVMGFAELLLLLGIPYDDAEAARLGSRVMRFLAGEAREASRRLARERGVFAHWKGSVHERRRIRLRNATLTAIAPTGTISIIAGTSSGIEPLFALAYRRRALEGKTLIDANPIFIAHLKENGLHRKDVLKAVARTGSLKSVKGIPEATRRLFTTALEIPVNAHLAIQAAFQEHVDNSVSKTINLPKESTPGDVARAYWSAWDLGLKGITIYRYGSKPTQVLEVGTGEDPLQYEYSPKCDPTECRL
- a CDS encoding cation:proton antiporter; this encodes MGGLLLRDVLVIFLVAVPFIVLVHRLRLPALIGFLLTGALIGPHGIRLVEDAHRIEILAEIGVTLLLFTIGLEFSLASFAKLRTYVVKGGLLQIAGTVTAGIAVGWAMRWPVQQGVFFGCVIALSSTAVVLSALMNERMHESLPGRIGTGILILQDLAVIPMIALLPSLGPSESGEFWSHTLLHLGQIAVLFALTFVAIRFLAGGVLRIISKTRSRELFLITVIVFALGMAWITHQMSLSFALGAFLGGLMVGSTDFQGEALAEVSPFRYCFNSLFFVSIGMLLDFAFLRQNLATIALLVVLIPALKWAITTGSLLLLRAPLRISANVGILLGQIGEFSFLLATLGRTLNVIDFTFYQYIVATAVATMFATPLMVKWSLPLSERIARLPGLKKIGSSAEEWSLEEAVSAMKGHVIVCGFGPLGETLGRILDDYKIPHVILELNPETIERTKTAKPNIFFGDGASEDILYKSGIERAKMLAITIPDYFNNVATIRQARRLSGGISIIARAKYRKEVQDLYEAGADIVVSEELEGGIEMGRYALKELGIQQAEVDDYVRKVREFGSADFF